DNA sequence from the Gordonia polyisoprenivorans genome:
GCGAGGAGGAAACGGTTGTTCTGGAACGAACCGATCGGTGTGCCGAAAGCTCTGCGTTCCTTGACATATTCGATCGTGCGCGCGAGTGTTCCCTCGGCAGCCGCAGCCGCGGTGACCGCCAGCGACAACCGTTCCTGTGGCAGGTTGCGCATCAACTGGTAGAAGCCCTCGCCTTCCTCCCCCAGGCGATTCGCCACCGGTACGCGGACGTCGCCGAAGCTCAGTTCACTGGTGTCCTGTCCGTGCAACCCGAGCTTGTCGAGATTGCGACCCTTCACGAAACCTGGCGTGCCGGCCTCGACCACGATGAGGGTCAGTCCCTTGTGGGCATCATCTGATGTGCGGGTGGCGACGACGACGAGATCGCAGTTCTGGCCGTTCGAGATGAAGGTCTTCGCGCCGTTGATCACGTAAGAGTCACCGTCGCGGACCGCGCGGGTGCGGATACCCGACAGGTCGCTGCCGGTGCCCGGCTCGGTCATGGCGATGGCACCGATGAGGGATCCATCGGTGAGCCCAGGCAGCCAACGCGACTTTTGCTCGTCGGTGGTCAGATCGAGCAGGTAGGGCCCGACCACATCGTTCTGCAAGGCCAAACCGAGTCCTGCCGACGCGAACCCCGATCGGGCGAACTCTTCATTGACGATGGCATTGAATCGGAAGTCGTCGATGCCGGCACCGCCTAGCTGCTCGGGAGTCGGAAACAACAGCATGCCCGCGTTGCCCGCCTGGGTGAACAGTTCCCGATCGACGATCCTGGCATCTTCCCACCGGTCGAAATTCGGCGCGACCACGCGCGTGAGGAACGCGGACACCGTCTGGCGGAACTGTTCATGCTCGTCGGCGTACACGGATCGATTCACGGCGAAATCGGGTAGGGCGATTGCCATTGTGCAGCTCCTGGTTTCGGTTTCTGGTCAGTGCGGAGACAGGTTTCGAATGCACGCAGCCTGGCCGATGGCGGCGATCCTCAGGCTGTCGGCTTCGTCCTGGGCATCAATCGATGCCTTGACATACGCCACCGCCGCGCGAGACATCCCCGCGATGGATACGGCGTACTCATTCACTGCGGTGTCGAGTCCGGCGGCGGGCAGTGACCGTAGCGCGACTCCCGCCGCGACCGCCTCACCGCCGGTGAGTTCACGGCCGGTCAGGATAAGGTCCAATGCACGCTCGCGACCGATCAGCCGAGGCAGGCTCCACGTGGCACCGAGATCTGGCAGCATCTGTTTGGTGCACTCCAGCAACGCGATTCGGGCGTCAGCGGCGACGATACGGATGTCGCAGGCGAGGGCGAGTTGCATGCCGGCTCCCAGTACCGCCCCCGACAATTGAGCGATGGTGACAAACGGCGCTCGGCGGATGGCGGTGATCACCCGTTGCGCGTCATGAATCGCACCGAGCATCGGATCCGGCGTGCCGACCGGATGTTCGGCCAGGGTCCGGATGAATCCTCCCGGGCGCGTGAA
Encoded proteins:
- a CDS encoding acyl-CoA dehydrogenase family protein, with translation MAIALPDFAVNRSVYADEHEQFRQTVSAFLTRVVAPNFDRWEDARIVDRELFTQAGNAGMLLFPTPEQLGGAGIDDFRFNAIVNEEFARSGFASAGLGLALQNDVVGPYLLDLTTDEQKSRWLPGLTDGSLIGAIAMTEPGTGSDLSGIRTRAVRDGDSYVINGAKTFISNGQNCDLVVVATRTSDDAHKGLTLIVVEAGTPGFVKGRNLDKLGLHGQDTSELSFGDVRVPVANRLGEEGEGFYQLMRNLPQERLSLAVTAAAAAEGTLARTIEYVKERRAFGTPIGSFQNNRFLLAELDTEVNIARVFVDHCVELHVRKVLSPVQAAKAKWWATELQMRVADRCLQLHGGYGYMKEYPVSRAFVDARIQSIYGGTTEIMKEIIGRSLGL
- a CDS encoding enoyl-CoA hydratase/isomerase family protein, which translates into the protein MTDHPGGDQDQSGSGRTFSTIAVTGSGAVRVVALNRPERHNAQNLTMWREITDAFGDLSAQPEVVAVIVKGCGHSFSSGIDLHEFTRPGGFIRTLAEHPVGTPDPMLGAIHDAQRVITAIRRAPFVTIAQLSGAVLGAGMQLALACDIRIVAADARIALLECTKQMLPDLGATWSLPRLIGRERALDLILTGRELTGGEAVAAGVALRSLPAAGLDTAVNEYAVSIAGMSRAAVAYVKASIDAQDEADSLRIAAIGQAACIRNLSPH